CGCCGGGAGGCGGCCGGTCCGGTAGGCGGTCGTCAGATCGCGGACGAACACCTGGTAGGACAAGCCGTCGAACACCGCGTGGTCGAAGCCGAACAGGATCAACCATTGGCCGCCGACGCGGACGAGCCGGGTGCGGAAGACGTCGCCCTCGGCCTGCGCCCAGTCGACCTCGGTGAACTCGCGGATCAGCCCGTCGAGACCTTCGGGTGTGGTGTGCAGCAGCTCCAGCCGAAGGTCGCTCGGGATGACCTGCTGGCGGGCGCTTCCGGCGGCGTCCCGGAAGATCCGGGTGTGCAGGGCGTCGTGCCGCTCGGTCACCTGGGCCAGGGCGTCGGTAAACCGTCCAGGGTCGACGGCGGCGCAGCGGACGAAGTGCCAGAGGCGGAAGCTGCGGGACAGATCCGACCTGTCGCGCAGCAGCCTGCGCTCCTGGTCGAAGGTCGCGGGGTACGGGTCGTCCGGCACCGACCGGCCCGCCGTCTCGTCCAGGTCCGCACCGAGCAGCCGGGTGCCGAGCCCGGTGGGTGTCGGAGCGGCCAGCAGGTCGGCGAGCGTGAGCGTGCGGCCCGAGACGCGGTGCAGCTGGGCCACCGCGTGAAGGGCCTGAATGGAACTGCCGCCGAGGAGGAAGAAGTTGTCGTCCGGCCGCACCCGCTCGTCCAGCAGCTCTGACCAGACGTCGACGACAAGCGCGACCGCGCGGGCGTGGCTGAGTTCCATCGGCTTGGATGTTAGGGGCTGCCTCGGGCGGGCGTGCGTCGCCGGTACCAGGGACAGGCCGCCACCTGGCCCGCCGTGGTTGGCTGAGCTGGATGACGACCGGGGCAGAGCGCGATCCCGCGCCGCAGTGGTTTGTGCGGCTGCCACCGCGCGCGGAGGCGCCCGTACGGGTGATCGGGTTTCCGTCCGTCGGCAATGGACCCGCCCAGTTCAGCCCGCTGGCCAGGGCCGGGCGCGGCCGCCTGGAGGTGTGGGCGGCCAACTTGCCGGGACGCCAGGCGCGGTACACCGAGCCGTCGTTCACCCGCTTCGACCCGCTGATCGACGCGCTTGTTCCCGCCGTGGCGGAGGTCCTGGACGACCGGCCGTGCGTCCTGGTCGGGTACTGCTCGGGTTCGCTGATCGCGTTCGGGCTCGTGCGGGCGTTGCGCAGGCGTGGCCTGCCGGCTCCGGCCGGGCTTGTCTGTGTGGCGTACCCGCCGCCGCGCGACGGTCTGCACCCGGACCTGTCCGGGGTGTCCTCCGACGA
The window above is part of the Phytohabitans houttuyneae genome. Proteins encoded here:
- a CDS encoding thioesterase II family protein; protein product: MTTGAERDPAPQWFVRLPPRAEAPVRVIGFPSVGNGPAQFSPLARAGRGRLEVWAANLPGRQARYTEPSFTRFDPLIDALVPAVAEVLDDRPCVLVGYCSGSLIAFGLVRALRRRGLPAPAGLVCVAYPPPRDGLHPDLSGVSSDDFWDHLLHSGGVPARLATGAHRPLFEPALRADYAVLRDFRPADPQDVIDTHIYAVVGTGEPAWLREEMSGWARLTSAGCQVVELDGGHWLLDESPEAFVDLVAEGRWVTDPARSARS